In Salvia splendens isolate huo1 unplaced genomic scaffold, SspV2 ctg807, whole genome shotgun sequence, one DNA window encodes the following:
- the LOC121791426 gene encoding rust resistance kinase Lr10-like, whose product MCTLDTVLATSWDFANWYNVSLSEIHQYLLYGFNLNWNGLICSYGQGGVDPYMLVNCHRSSLQRKWDYIKESFLSPKGKIIIPLNASNSAIVYLELRFIVGFLCAMGFLIYKFRRRHLSAYEEIESFLQSDNHLSPIRYSYSDIKKMTRNFREKLGEGGFGSVYKGKLRSGHYVAVKLLGKAQKNDKDFINEIGTIGRIHHVNVVQLVGYCAERSKRALILDFMPNGSLDKYIFNAKKASSLDWGMKFKIAVGAARGIEYLHNGCDIKILHFDIKPHNILLDDKFVPKVTDFGLAKLCSVDKDAVTMTAARGTVGYVAPELNCRSIGLVSHKADVYSFGMLLMEMAGVNKKDDPNKYFPDWIYDCINNGEDLGIVEEDNNVDDVNENGKNVLKKMTIVGLWCIQMNPNNRPSMDKVLEMLEGDVEDLKIPEHPSHLVKEARSWAADSTGSLSESESDYDSDSIKISIA is encoded by the exons ATGTGCACATTAGATACTGTACTGGCAACATCTTGGGACTTTGCAAATTGGTACAATGTGTCACTGTCTGAAATCCATCAGTATCTGCTATATGGATTTAATCTAAATTGGAATGGATTAATATGTAGCTATGGCCAAGGAGGTGTCGATCCGTACATGCTAGTTAATTGCCACCGTTCATCGCTTCAACGTAAATGGG ACTACATCAAGGAATCCTTCCTATCACCTAAAGGTAAGATAATA ATACCACTTAATGCTTCTAATTCTGCAATTGTTTACTTGGAACTAAGATTCATCGTGGGGTTTCTCTGCGCGATGGGGTTCCTGATCTACAAGTTCCGAAGAAGGCATTTGTCCGCGTACGAGGAAATAGAGAGCTTCCTACAAAGTGACAACCATTTGTCCCCTATCAGGTACTCCTATTCAGACATAAAGAAGATGACTAGAAATTTTCGAGAAAAACTAGGTGAAGGAGGTTTCGGCTCTGTTTACAAAGGAAAGCTTCGGAGTGGTCATTACGTGGCAGTCAAGCTATTGGGAAAAGCCCAAAAAAATGACAAAGATTTCATCAATGAAATCGGAACAATCGGGAGGATCCATCATGTCAATGTTGTCCAACTTGTAGGATATTGTGCGGAGAGATCCAAGCGTGCCCTCATACTCGATTTCATGCCAAATGGTTCTCTTGACAAGTACATCTTCAATGCAAAAAAAGCATCTTCGTTGGATTGGGGTATGAAATTCAAGATTGCAGTTGGAGCGGCTCGAGGGATTGAGTATTTGCATAATGGTTGTGATATCAAGATCTTGCATTTTGATATAAAGCCCCACAATATACTTCTTGATGACAAGTTTGTCCCCAAGGTCACCGATTTCGGGCTGGCAAAGTTATGCTCCGTAGACAAGGACGCGGTGACGATGACGGCTGCTAGAGGCACTGTAGGCTATGTTGCTCCGGAACTCAACTGCAGAAGCATTGGCCTAGTGTCTCACAAGGCCGATGTGTATAGTTTTGGGATGTTGTTGATGGAGATGGCGGGTGTAAACAAGAAGGATGATCCAAACAAGTATTTCCCAGATTGGATATATGATTGCATTAATAATGGCGAGGACCTTGGAATTGTTGAAGAGGACAACAATGTTGATGATGTGAATGAGAATGGAAAGAATGTCCTTAAGAAGATGACAATAGTTGGCTTGTGGTGCATTCAAATGAATCCAAACAATCGACCATCAATGGATAAAGTGTTGGAGATGTTGGAAGGTGATGTTGAAGATTTGAAGATTCCAGAGCATCCATCTCACTTAGTGAAGGAGGCCAGGAGTTGGGCTGCAGAT